From the Methanobacterium sp. Maddingley MBC34 genome, one window contains:
- a CDS encoding DNA-directed RNA polymerase subunit A'' (PFAM: RNA polymerase Rpb1, domain 2; RNA polymerase Rpb1, domain 4; RNA polymerase Rpb1, domain 1; RNA polymerase Rpb1, domain 3~TIGRFAM: DNA-directed RNA polymerase subunit A') — MKGILKKIAQINFGLLSPENIRRMSVTKIVTPDTYDEDGYPIEAGLMDPRLGVIDPGLRCRSCGSKGGDCQGHFGHINLARPVVHVGFADTIHKILRSTCSECGRVLLTETERIDYGDRIGSRLKNEESITGLVKAVYTTARRDKCPHCDTEQEDVKIDKPVSIVEGNYKLTPSEVRERLEKIPEEDYVYLGINSKVARPEWMVLTVLPVPPVTVRPSITLETGERSEDDLTHKLVDILRINQRLKENMEAGAPQLIVEDLWELLQYHVTTYFDNEASGVPPARHRSGRPLKTLAQRLKGKEGRFRSNLSGKRVNFSARTVISPDPNISINEVGVPHMIATEVTVPIYVTDWNIEDMKKYILNGPNKHPGANYVIRPDERKIRVYDETKEAIIEKLEPGFVVERHLMDGDIVLFNRQPSLHRMSMMAHEVKVLPHKTFRLNLCVCPPYNADFDGDEMNMHVFQTEESRAEAKSLMRVQEHILSPRFGGPIIGGIHDHISGAYLLTREGSAFQEDVVFQMLKKSQLPLPKPRNQEWTGKEIFSLLLPKDLNMVYKAEICRKCDECLKQDCKNDAYVVIENGELKSGAIDEKAYGAFSGKILDSIVKEYGTDRAREFLDAATKLAISGIMKRGFTTSTADEEIPREAQDRIEELLSRAEQKVEMLIEAYHNDELEALPGRSLRETLEMKIMQVLGEARDKSGEIAESYFGMDNHAVIMALTGA, encoded by the coding sequence TTGAAAGGAATTTTAAAGAAGATCGCCCAGATCAACTTTGGCCTGCTATCACCGGAGAACATCCGGAGAATGTCTGTCACCAAAATCGTGACCCCCGACACCTACGATGAAGATGGATACCCCATAGAAGCGGGTCTCATGGACCCACGACTGGGAGTCATCGACCCGGGACTGAGATGTCGATCGTGTGGCTCTAAAGGAGGAGACTGTCAGGGACATTTCGGCCATATAAACCTGGCCCGACCAGTAGTCCACGTGGGATTCGCAGACACCATACACAAGATCTTGCGTTCAACCTGCAGTGAATGTGGAAGGGTGCTTTTAACTGAAACCGAAAGAATCGACTACGGGGATCGTATTGGATCCCGATTGAAAAATGAGGAAAGCATCACCGGTCTGGTGAAGGCTGTTTACACCACTGCACGCCGGGATAAATGTCCCCACTGTGACACGGAACAGGAAGATGTTAAAATTGATAAACCTGTATCCATAGTCGAGGGTAACTACAAATTAACCCCCAGCGAGGTCAGGGAACGCCTGGAAAAAATCCCTGAAGAAGACTATGTCTATCTGGGAATCAATTCCAAAGTAGCCCGACCAGAATGGATGGTACTAACTGTATTACCAGTACCTCCAGTGACAGTGAGGCCCTCCATCACCCTGGAAACCGGGGAAAGATCCGAGGATGACCTTACCCATAAACTGGTGGACATCCTGCGTATCAACCAGCGTCTAAAAGAAAACATGGAGGCAGGAGCACCACAACTTATTGTGGAGGATCTCTGGGAATTATTACAATATCACGTTACCACTTATTTTGACAACGAAGCTTCCGGAGTGCCACCAGCAAGGCATCGCTCAGGAAGACCACTCAAGACCCTTGCCCAGCGTCTAAAGGGTAAAGAGGGACGTTTCAGGAGCAATCTCTCAGGTAAAAGGGTTAACTTCTCTGCCAGGACAGTTATATCTCCGGACCCCAACATCAGTATCAACGAGGTAGGGGTGCCCCATATGATCGCCACCGAAGTCACGGTACCAATCTACGTCACTGATTGGAACATTGAGGATATGAAGAAGTACATCCTCAACGGACCTAATAAACACCCCGGTGCTAACTACGTCATTCGACCTGACGAGCGGAAGATCAGAGTCTATGATGAGACCAAAGAGGCCATCATCGAGAAACTGGAACCTGGATTTGTAGTGGAAAGACACCTCATGGATGGAGATATTGTACTCTTCAACCGGCAACCATCCTTACACCGTATGTCCATGATGGCCCACGAAGTAAAAGTCCTACCACACAAAACATTCAGACTTAACCTCTGCGTATGTCCACCATACAATGCTGACTTCGACGGGGACGAAATGAACATGCACGTCTTCCAAACAGAAGAATCACGTGCAGAGGCCAAATCCCTTATGAGGGTACAGGAACATATCCTGTCACCACGTTTCGGAGGACCAATCATTGGGGGAATACACGATCACATATCTGGAGCCTACCTCCTCACCAGGGAAGGATCTGCCTTCCAGGAAGATGTAGTGTTCCAAATGCTTAAAAAATCCCAGTTACCATTACCCAAACCAAGAAATCAGGAATGGACTGGTAAAGAGATATTCAGCTTACTCCTGCCTAAAGACCTTAACATGGTATACAAGGCGGAGATCTGCCGTAAATGTGATGAATGTCTCAAGCAGGACTGTAAAAACGATGCATACGTGGTTATAGAGAATGGTGAGCTTAAATCAGGAGCTATAGATGAAAAAGCTTATGGTGCGTTCTCTGGTAAAATCCTGGACTCCATTGTTAAAGAGTACGGAACTGACCGTGCCCGAGAATTCCTGGATGCAGCCACCAAACTGGCTATCTCCGGTATTATGAAACGGGGATTCACCACCAGTACTGCAGATGAGGAAATACCACGGGAAGCACAGGACCGTATTGAGGAACTACTCTCCCGGGCTGAACAGAAAGTGGAAATGCTCATTGAAGCATACCATAACGATGAACTGGAAGCCCTGCCCGGTCGCAGTCTCCGAGAAACCCTGGAAATGAAGATCATGCAGGTACTGGGTGAAGCCAGGGACAAATCAGGGGAAATAGCAGAAAGCTACTTTGGAATGGACAACCACGCAGTTATCATGGCACTAACTGGTGC